In the Lepisosteus oculatus isolate fLepOcu1 chromosome 6, fLepOcu1.hap2, whole genome shotgun sequence genome, one interval contains:
- the cyldl gene encoding ubiquitin carboxyl-terminal hydrolase CYLD, which translates to MDSKGKYLYFICVEKTHNSFIPGSICYIEERRYLEKFENDSNPEHLPVMAMGSMVSYHVKVMALRHLSETEAGLLQAIVEDAQRLRYFLHRDELDSALALKIDAPVSVEIRSEWCQGILRYIGSITSIPALYTSHMLPGIFFGIELQGNDKGKGEYDGTYMSRTFFCCEKNCGIFAPFNRVRPGRLRTSWPQPLTSRKPPAASAEPLNPGDRVQVFLADDSFRQGVVIALKKEEAGMCAIISMEGEKQERLTVPLECAMKQELLSPPASLQLEAEMDWQDSVSSVWSLDGDEKHFSLSLNSVVEVSLSEGRTVYGTVRWIGRLPDSEGIRVGLELEEDKGVSDGTFKGRRLFQCPPKRGLFVRQSSCRPDSRFQPPGKRDGKASGWHTVQGSVNSHAVPSTVAPLWGDQAVQVLAGQMKGIQGHCNSCYMDATLFSLFSCSSVLDSLLFKSAQPSDALIQATLLREIVNPLRTEGYVEASSVMKLRKQLMEGGHCASFTTDEKDPEEFLNLVMHHILALDPLLKLKTGEQKVQDGYCYQIFIDQNNSLALPTVQQLLEHSFHSALLRLAEVPSCLILQMPRFGKKFKLFDKIIPSLELDITDLLSDSPQECVLCGELATMECAECFRDATFSNTGFKQFCYTCSKQVHSLPRRQKHVPSPLLLPEGYPTGKYLRPPREQLELFAVLCIETSHYVSFVKYGPSSQDWIFFDSMADRYGDEDGYNIPAVQLCPEVGQYLEMPLGELAAVCPRDMEGVAKRLFCDAYMYLYQSPSMALYR; encoded by the exons ATGGACTCCAAAGGGAAGTACCTGTACTTCATCTGTGTGGAGAAGACCCATAATTCATTCATCCCGGGCAGCATATGTTACATTGAGGAAAGACGGTATCTGGAAAAGTTTGAGAATGATTCAAACCCAGAGCATCTGCCTGTAATGGCTATGGGAAGCATGGTAAGTTATCATGTGAAGGTGATGGCGCTCCGGCACCTGTCCGAAACAGAAGCAGGGCTGCTCCAGGCAATTGTAGAAGACGCCCAGCGGCTGCGCTACTTCCTGCACAGGGACGAGCTGGACAGTGCGCTGGCCCTCAAGATCGACGCCCCGGTCTCCGTGGAGATCCGGTCGGAATGGTGCCAGGGGATCCTCCGCTACATTGGTAGCATCACATCCATCCCTGCCTTGTACACCTCTCACATGCTGCCAGGGATTTTCTTCGGGATCGAGTTACAG GGAAATGACAAAGGAAAGGGCGAGTATGATGGGACATACATGAGCAGAACATTTTTCTGCTGCGAGAAGAACTGTGGCATCTTTGCCCCCTTTAACCGCGTGAGACCTGGTCGCCTCCGAACCAGCTGGCCCCAGCCCCTGACCTCCCGGAAGCCTCCTGCTGCTTCAGCAGAGCCCCTGAACCCCGGTGATAGAGTGCAGGTCTTCCTAGCAGACGACTCATTCCGGCAGGGCGTGGTGATTGCGCTGAAGAAAGAGGAGGCTGGGATGTGTGCCATCATCTCCATG GAAGGGGAGAAGCAGGAGAGGCTGACTGTGCCGTTGGAGTGTGCGATGAAGCAGGAGCTGCTGTCTCCACCAG CGTCTCTTCAGTTAGAggctgagatggactggcaggACTCTGTTAGCTCAGTATGGTCTTTGGACGGCGATGAGAAGCACTTTTCCCTCAGCCTGAACTCGGTGGTGGAAGTCAGCCTGTCTGAGGGGCGGACGGTGTATGGAACAGTGCGCTGGATTGGACGTCTCCCTGACTCGGAAGGAATCAGAGTGGGGCTGGAGCTG GAGGAGGATAAAGGTGTCAGTGACGGGACGTTTAAAGGGCGCCGCCTGTTCCAGTGCCCGCCCAAGAGAGGACTGTTTGTCAGACAGTCGTCCTGTCGTCCAGACTCTCGCTTCCAGCCACCAGGGAAGAGAGATGGCAAAGCCTCAGGGTGGCACACAG TGCAGGGGTCTGTGAACAGCCATGCAGTGCCAAGCACTGTTGCCCCTCTGTGGGGAGACCAGGCAGTGCAGGTGCTGGCAGGCCAGATGAAAGGGATCCAGGGGCACTGTAACTCCTGCTACATGGACGCCACTCTTTTCAG ccTGTTCTCCTGCTCCTCTGTGCTGGACTCCCTGCTGTTTAAATCTGCCCAGCCGAGTGATGCGCTCATCCAGGCTACACTGCTGAGAGAGATTGTTAACCCACTCCGCAC TGAGGGCTATGTGGAGGCCAGCAGCGTGATGAAACTCCGGAAGCAGCTGATGGAAGGCGGGCACTGTGCCAGCTTCACCACTGACGAGAAAG ATCCTGAGGAGTTCCTGAACCTCGTCATGCACCACATCCTGGCCCTGGACCCCCTGCTCAAGCTGAA GACTGGAGAGCAGAAAGTGCAGGATGGGTACTGCTACCAAATCTTCATTGACCAGAACAACAGCCTGGCACTGCCCACAGTCCAGCAGCTGCTGGAGCACTCCTTCCACAGTGCCCTACTGAGACTGGCAGAG GTACCTTCCTGTCTGATTCTCCAGATGCCAAGATTTGGGAAGAAGTTCAAACTGTTTGACAAGATAATCCCGTCCCTTGAGCTGGATATCACTGACCTTTTGTCTGACA GCCCACAGGAGTGCGTGCTGTGTGGGGAGCTGGCCACAATGGAGTGTGCAGAGTGCTTCAGAGATGCCACCTTCAGCAACACGGGGTTCAAGCAGTTCTGCTACACCTGCTCTAAGCAG GTCCACTCTCTGCCTCGGCGACAGAAGCACGTACCCTCTCCTCTGCTGCTCCCCGAGGGGTACCCCACAGGAAAGTACCTGCGCCCCCCCAGGGAACAGCTGGAGCTGTTTGCTGTGCTCTGTATAGAGACAAGCCATTACGTCTCCTTCGTCAAGTATGGGCCCAGCAGCCAGGACTGGATCTTCTTTGACAGCATGGCAGACCGATATG GGGATGAAGACGGGTACAATATCCCAGCAGTGCAGCTGTGCCCGGAGGTGGGGCAGTACCTGGAGATGCCACTGGGGGAGCTGGCAGCGGTGTGCCCCCGTGACATGGAGGGCGTTGCCAAGCGCCTCTTCTGCGACGCTTACATGTACCTTTACCAGAGTCCCAGCATGGCCCTGTACCGCTGA